atgaggAAGAATACCGGACTTTGGTCTTTTGAGGAAGGAAAATAGTTGTTGCTCTCTCTAATATATGGCGCGCGGCTGTGTTCGTTCATTCCATATCTGTTTTATAATCTTTCGTTTTAGAATCCAAAAACGAAAAACGGATTTGGGGGCTCGTTTTTCGATTTCCAAAATTAGAATGCAAAATGAACGGCTGAAAGTTACACGGACCTGTGGCCACAAGAGGGCGCTCAAGCAACATATCCATCGCTCGGTATGAGCATCCCGGAGCAAATGCCTTTATGCTTTGAGCTCCCCTCGTCACCTAAAAAGAAGCCCAATGTCACCATTGTTGACTGTGAAGCACTTGGGAAGCGCACTTATCCGAGCAAATGGCGTTCCGTATTCCGCTTCCAGCCGCCGACCTGTCATGCACCATCTGTTGCGAGATCTTCAAGGAGCCGGTGGTCCTCAAGTGCAGCCACAGCTTCTGCGGCCCCTGCCTCAAGCGTCACTGGGCACGGCAGAACCAGACCCGCGATTGCCCGCTGTGTCGGCGCCCGGCACGAGGGGAGCCGGTGCCCAGTTTGACCATCAGGAACCTCTGCGAGGCTCTCGTACAGGACGAAGACGACGGGAGTGATGATGACGACGGTGATTTCGACTACAGACCCAGGGAGATGTGCCTCATTCACCGCAAGGAGCTCACACTCTTCTGCCGTGTCGACCAGGAGCCCATTTGCGTAGTTTGCAAAACTTCCAAGAGACACAAACGACACGAATGTTGCCCTGTCAAGGAGGCCATGGCCGACCTCAAGGTACTGTCAAATTTCTGTATGACGTCCAAACTGAGAAACATTTTTCAATGACTGCCCGCAACAGGCGTTCATTTACCATTTCAATATTcgcttcccacttcaaatggattggacgtcttctagTAACAAAAGCAGACGGATAAAATCAGCCAAATGAATGGACGACGGTTAAAGTTATGCTTAACTtgacaatgacaaaaattgtcagtaaaaaaataaaagtcttaATTTATCACACAATTAagtcatttaaagcaacactaggtaacttcagcgcgaaagccgggccaatgtttattcttgagtgtccttttatGCTGGTAGCCTTCCTTTAGTCAacgagttgtcagtcgacaaatGTGATGAGAATGTTTTATAAaggctgaaaagttacctagattTGCCTTAAATTGGCAGCCACGATATGATTGAATGAAGAAATACCCCTCAATGTCAATTTATAATATCCATTTATTGACAAAGATGGGGTATTTGTTCATGAGGGAACCAGGAGCATCAATAATACCAGCATCCCAACTGCTCATTCTCCCCGTTAGTAGGATTAACATTACTACAGGAAGCCActgccccctagcggccggTGACATTCTCTTCAGCCAAGTTaaaatcatgtcttttgatacaTACTTTACCTGGGGCCCACAGACACATCTGCCAGCCCTTccggttcaaatggatcggacatctGTCGCAGTCAATAAGAATAGTAATTTCACGTGGTCCAAAATGTTACTCAGGTGAAACTGGAGATGGAGCGCCGCTCCCTGTGTGAGAAAGTAGCAGCCCTGGACGCCGCCAAGTCCACCCACGCGGACACAGAAGAGCACATCCAGGTGAGCCGCGAGGTGGCGCCCATGTCAGGCGTGACGCCGCTTTTGCGCTCCCGCAGGTGCAGGCGCGCTTCGTGGAGAAGCGCATGCGAGAAGAGTTCTCTCGATTGCGTCGCTTCCTGATGGCCGAGGAGGAAGCCCGCGTGGCCGTCCTGCGTAAGGAGGTGGAGCAGAAGACCCGGGCGGCGCGCGCCAAGGTGGACGACGTCAACGGCCGCCTCAAGGCGCTCGGCGACGCCGTACGGGCCGTTGAGGAAAAGATGGCGTCCACCAGCGTCTCCGTCCTCAAGGTGTAAACCTACCAATCTTTGATGGCTTTCACAAATAGCAAAACACTCATTTCAGATGGATACTTTGctcttttctttcagaaagGAAAGGGTGCAACACCTGGGTAAAGATCTGGCAAGTCTCCTCTCGCAGACGCTCAAATGAGAAATTGACGTGTTTTCCGCAGCGCCGACATTCAACTGGACGGCCGCGCCGCCATTTCGGGCTGCCTCGTGGACGAGGCCAAATACTTGGGCTCGCTGAGCTTCCACGTGTGGGAGAAAATGCGGGACATTGTCAAGAAGGGTGAGGAGCCCATTGGCGTCACCTCGTTTTCTAGTTTGTATGAAGTCAAATGGAACAGATTGTGCACAATTTGTCAGATGAAATTGTTTTACGAAATTTCCGTGTCACACTTTTGCGAAAGAAATTTTGTTTCCGGGTTCGCAGTAACACGCACACTTTTGCGAAATATACAATGTTTAATGTAGAAAAAGGAAGAAagcaagaacaaaaataatgctAGATATATATTGTCACTTCTAAAGTCCCCGCGCTACTAAGTACACAAGATATTCCTTTGAGCAATCAAAACTCTTACCGTTGACAAGTGGGCATAGAGCCGACACCCCGGTAGAGCTGCAGAGGAATACAGGCCGAGCAATTCGTACGACATCCACGGCAGACTCGAACCGAAGAGGGAAAAATCCCAGCTCTTATAGTGGTGCATCACGTGAGGTCAGAGATGGTCAGTCCCTTACCTCAGATGTCGAGCCACTTGCCCATTGTTACACGTGTTTTGATACATGTTTtgtaatcatacatcacaaggaCGCCAAAGTGGCGAAGATTACAAGATTACAGTCATAAAAGGGAATCATCGCAATATGCTGATGCATAAAGGGAATCATTACAATATGACGATTCACTCTGGGTCATTTTTCCCATCAGAAATCCATTCAAATCTCATTGAAACTGGTGCCAAAGCAGTCAATACATCGCATTGGCATGAAATTGCTTATTTACATCCCTACCTGAAACAAGGGGATGTTACTAACTACATTGATATTTCCATTGGATACCATTACCATCTACAAGTGACAAACATAACTGGGAATATCGTTGTCAATTAACGTTCTAGATTAGCATTGTCCAAATACTACTAAAATCGAGGTATTGGTAAAGACTAACAAGTTTTGTTTCCAACCATTGGTCCCGTGttccaagatggccgccagttaCAAGGAAAAGCAGAATATGACGACTATGATGAGGTAGACTACCTCGAAGATGATGACGACGAGGTGGTAAGTGTCCATTTAGCGGTCCTAATTTGTTGACACGTGTACATGATGAATAGTCAAACCAACCAGGACTGTTAAGATTTAACTCTGATATGTAGCACACCAGTTTGCCTGATGTATTGACATGGTCTCCTTCGCTGGTCGATGAGTGTgccgttgttttttgtttcggaTTATTTAGTGTTTGTTTACGTCCATTGGGCTCTGCACTTTTTGTGCAAAGCTGTCTTTCTTTGTTGGCTTGTAGGCCATCTACGGATCGGATGCCACCAAGGCCGTCTTCGGAGGCTGTCTGCTGTTTCTCTTTTTcttcctttctttttttcttctccaaacTTTGTGGCTTCGACAGAACGCCAAGTGAACATGCGAATGGTGGCGCAACACGCGCAGACTGATATTACACAATCACAATTAGCTGGAAGTGATTAAAAAAACCTTTTGTAATGAATTCGTGTCGACTTCATttctttggaaaaaaacaaactttgtcAGTATTGTGGTTGAAGGTATCGCTAAACTAAGTACTTGCAGTTTTACAGGGTTTTTAAACGAGCATTATTTGCAATGAAATATTGttcacatttaactcattggctaccactgatggacgtccaatccatttgaagctggAGGGTTGGTTGCGAACAAACATTCATTCGCCACTGACGTCAAACGGAttgatgataaactcatttgaaaTCGTCGTCAACGCTACCCAAAGTGTCAAAATACAGTCCATTTTTCAAGAAAGACGCTGCAAGTCCAAGTGTTTTTGGGAGATTTCTTGTAACAAAAGCAATGCATACATTTCAGCAATTCATTTTCTTGAGCCACAAAACCCGTTGCATCATTTCTCAACTTTCTGGCGCCTCCATAAAGTGCCGACATGCGCGATTTGTCAACACACATGGTTGACTTACTTTGGAATAGAAAATCCAAGTGCCAAAAAGAGGGAGGGAATGACATAATTGCATCATTACACGTCAAATCAGCCTGCATGATACAAAAAGGCACCGTCTATGTGAGGGCCAAAGCTACGCAGAGTGACATAAATACGACCCGGAGAGTTCCTAGAAGGCGAACCTGCGCTCGGCGGCGTGGCCGACCTTGTCCAGGTTGGGGTTGCACGCGAACTGGATCATGGGCGGCGGGCCGCACATCAGCACCAGCGTGTCggcggaaggcggaggcaggtgcTCGCGCACCATGGTTTCGTTGATGAAGCCTTCGCTGTAGTCCCAGTctgacaaaagaaatagttgatttatcaCGTCAGCCAACTAACAGGAACCaactatttttgcaatcaattgGATCATTTTTGAACTTGAATTCAATGTCATTCTtaaaataatcaagtaattttattaactacttagcattgaaaaaaaaaacctgactttTGAAATGTTGGCGTCAAGGTGTTCATAAAATataagtcaacattttgagcctTTTAATAGAAagtattgtaattattacatttttttgagggatatTTTACATCAATCAAATTTTGTAGCAAATACCATATTCttttcgtaaataaaatatgcaattttaGTTCTATAGTCGGAGAGATTTCTTCGCCTCCTGAGGGGTCAGTTTAACATCCTCTGTAATAGGGTGACGTTGTATGTACTGCCCCCTGCCGGATGAACACGAAAAAGCCAGTTTACGTTCCACATTTTGAGCCTCATAAAAGTAGACATTGTAATTATTTAGTTATTATTTTGAGGggtattttaaatgaaaagaaaatgggTGATAAAATAGCAAATATCCTATTTATTTCGTAAATAAAACATGcaatttttgttttatactcagagATTTCTTTGCCTCCTGAGGGAACAGCCTCTGTAATACACTGACGTTGTATGTACTGCCCTCTGCCGGATAAACAAGAGGAAGCTGGTTAACGGTTCCATTTTAAGTAAACATTTTCAGCCgcttaatatttagtttttttggtggggtattttaaaataaaccaaaaaaaaaaagggggggggtagCAAATATCCTATTTATTTCGTAAATAAAACATACAATTTTAGTTTTATACTCGGAGATTTCTTCGCCTCCTGAGGGGTCAATTTAACAGCCTCTGTAATAGGGTGAAGGTGTATGTACTGCCCCCTGCCGGatggacaagaaaaaaaaaacggtttacATTCCATTTTAAATTAACATTTTGAGCTTCTTAATAGgaaatattgtaattatataattatatagcaaatatcctttaaaaaaaaaaatccaaccatataattaaaaaaaaatcttatcagtaagcttaaaatatttttgggtgTAATTCTTTGTGATATTAGTAAGGTTCTAaaaattctattaaaaaaaaaaaaaaaaagattacaaaCGATTCTCTAGGACACCACAAGAGGACGCTCGTGTAACACAATGGCTCGTATTTTAGTTCAAAAAGTtcttttggttcaaaaatacaaaaatgaccctggactaagcggaagataatggatggatggatagatggataaTTGAAATTGCACGCCattcattttcttttaaaatagatcgaaaattagttGTAAATAACTTAAATATTGCCAAATGTTAAGAGCTGCAGGAACATGAACCgtcttttttcttgtttatcCGGCAGGGGCAGCACATACAACGTCACCCAATTACAGAGGCTGTTAAACTGACCCCTCAGGAAGCAAATATATCGCAGAGTAAAAAACTAAAATGGTATGTTTTATTAACGAAATAAATAGGATGTTTGCTATTCCCCACccccattttaatttaattcatGACACCCCCGAAATATATACGCAATAATGACAATATTTACTATTAAGaggctcaaaatgttgacttaaAATGGAATGTAAACTGGATTTTTTCTTGAACATCCGGCAGGGGGCAGTACATACAATGTTACCCAAAGGCTGTTAAACTGACCCCTCAGGAGGCAAAGAAATCGCAGAGTAAAAAACTAAAATTGTACGTTTTATTAACGAAATAAATAGGATGTTT
This sequence is a window from Corythoichthys intestinalis isolate RoL2023-P3 chromosome 13, ASM3026506v1, whole genome shotgun sequence. Protein-coding genes within it:
- the LOC130929168 gene encoding E3 ubiquitin-protein ligase TRIM35-like isoform X2 — protein: MAFRIPLPAADLSCTICCEIFKEPVVLKCSHSFCGPCLKRHWARQNQTRDCPLCRRPARGEPVPSLTIRNLCEALVQDEDDGSDDDDGDFDYRPREMCLIHRKELTLFCRVDQEPICVVCKTSKRHKRHECCPVKEAMADLKVKLEMERRSLCEKVAALDAAKSTHADTEEHIQVQARFVEKRMREEFSRLRRFLMAEEEARVAVLRKEVEQKTRAARAKVDDVNGRLKALGDAVRAVEEKMASTSVSVLKKGKGATPGADIQLDGRAAISGCLVDEAKYLGSLSFHVWEKMRDIVKKDGRQLQGKAEYDDYDEVDYLEDDDDEVLSFFVGL
- the LOC130929168 gene encoding E3 ubiquitin-protein ligase TRIM35-like isoform X1: MAFRIPLPAADLSCTICCEIFKEPVVLKCSHSFCGPCLKRHWARQNQTRDCPLCRRPARGEPVPSLTIRNLCEALVQDEDDGSDDDDGDFDYRPREMCLIHRKELTLFCRVDQEPICVVCKTSKRHKRHECCPVKEAMADLKVKLEMERRSLCEKVAALDAAKSTHADTEEHIQVQARFVEKRMREEFSRLRRFLMAEEEARVAVLRKEVEQKTRAARAKVDDVNGRLKALGDAVRAVEEKMASTSVSVLKKGKGATPGADIQLDGRAAISGCLVDEAKYLGSLSFHVWEKMRDIVKKDGRQLQGKAEYDDYDEVDYLEDDDDEVAIYGSDATKAVFGGCLLFLFFFLSFFLLQTLWLRQNAK